GGTGGATCTAAGTGGTTTCTTCTACGATCGTGTCTTCAGCAGTGCCTTCGATTCTAGTATCTTTCGAGAATACAATTTCCGCACCTGAAGATAGCTGGTTACGTTACGATTTAGATTATCAATAAAACCCGCCTCATATGTAAATGGCAGAAACATCATTATTACTTTTCTTTCAAAGCAATTCctataaaaataagaaaactaaaaaaataatagtgaaattgACATATCTGACAAACTGCCTCGCTATTCCATTCGGGAACAATCATATTTTTGTCTGTAATAAATAAAACACTTACACGAAACGAATGTCCATATTTTGGCACAATCAAAACCAAccgtaaattaaaataattataaatcaGGTCGAAAATCGGATATAGGTAACTATTGTCCCATTTGTATTCTTAGTGCTATTCCTAAAGTTTTTGATAGCATTATTTCCGATTATTTAAGTTATGACTTCTCGCCAATTATAGGGGCCTAACAATTTGGATTTACAtccaaaaaatcagcagaattgGGTCTCATAACatatgttgattttttgacaGATGCTCTTGAGAGGGGTTTACAAGTTGACTCTGtatactgacttttccaaagctttcgacaaagttaatcatgagctcttgattcataaactttatttatatggAGTTGATGGCCTTATATTGAAGTGGCTCAAGAGCTATCTTACGCAAAGATCACAAATTGTCAGGGTTAATCATCACTATTCTCATACCATCTCTGTTACCTCAGGTGTACCACAAGGATCACACTTGGGACCtctgttgtttaatatatttatcaatgatctaataccctgtttccaagtaagtgaaactttgttattcgctgatgatttaaaatgttttaaaataatcacaTGTGAGGCTGATTCACTTAGTCTACAAGGTGATATTGATCGCCTATCTAACTGGTGTATGCAAAATGGTATGTGTTTGAATGCATCCAAATGCCATATTCTTTGTTTCCACCGAACTCATCATCCAATCATCTTCGAATATAGTATAAATAATCTGACTTTACATTCTGCTTCCGAAACTAGGGATCTAGGTGTGATCCTTGACTCCGCCCTTAGCTATAAATCACAAATTTCCAATACAATACAGAAGTCTATGAAGATGCTTGGCTTTAAAAAAAGAACCACCAGAGACTTCACAAACATCTCAGCTATTAAATCCCTTGATTTCTCCCTGGTTAGATCTCATTTCGATTACTGTTCCACAATTTGGTCCCCCTATTACTTTACTCATAAACTGAAACTTGAGGCTGTCCAACACAATTTTCTGAGATATACTGCCACTAAGATGCATGTATACTACGACTATTCTGTATTAGAGCGCATACTGAACTTACCTCTTCTTGAGGTACGCAGAAAACAAAGAgacttaataattttatttaaaattatcaacggGTTGTGTAACTGCCCCGAGCTTCTCTCCAAAATATCTCTGTTTGTCCCCAATCGTTTGACTAGGCAGGTGCAAACCTTTTATGTCTCTTTTCATAGATTCAATTATTCTTACAACACATTTATTCCTAGAACTCTTCGATTAGCTAACTCATTaaataacctcgaaatttttaatatatcagtttCCCGCTTTAAAAACCATATTTCTTCCCTAACTTTTTACCTTTTTAATATTTTCGGCCAGAGCTTTTGTATTGTGATTAGTGTTACATGACCTGTATGTATTAGATAACTCAAAACCATTATACCTTGGAACATTTCTGAATTGATTTAGGTGATatcttttgtttgtaattgtactgacctaatgttatcttattctttttttttcttttttgtaactgtACTAGGCATAGAGttattttttctcaaaccactttgttatgttatattatggtaatttgtgttatataattggttaacattaatgttatataattgtataattatgttatataatttagaacactgtaacatttatatctgaatagggcttgcccgtgaataaataaataaatgaataaatagtaaattcaaaaatttattacaCTGGAAAATAGGTATAAAACTAAATTTGAGTTGTTAATTCAAGAAGAGGTAACCTTGAACTAACAATATTGTAAATAGATTCCAATGCGTACGCAATTTGTTGGCTCCATATGGTACTGGtaggcgttaatgggttaatTGACTATTGTATTCCATCAGTTTTCAATTTCTGAGGACTGTTGTTGGAATTAGTTGAGATGAATTGCTGCTGCAACTGGTTCTTCATTCAccatattttccaaattttgaaTTTAGAGATAAGCTGAGGAATAAGTTTCAAGCTTTCTTGACAATTTATTATCACAATAAAAAAGACTTAAAattaaatacagtggaacctcgattatccgtctctccattaaccgtcacctctgttaaccgtcagggtacatacagacgttgtattgactacataagcaaaaattttgatgtaaaaaaataaaaaaaaagttaatttgatttgtgatgaggacacaaatggctatccattgctgacagataaagaaatcgttgaaatggcaacaaaagcggaccaaacagattcagaagttgacccagacttggaatttgactgtagaTATCGCcagtccggaataagaatgatgtaactgcaaattttgtcaattcctgtttattgagtaattaacttctaaaatactgtgtacagatgatacaaaagtgACAGAACTCTAagtatgtgctgagccactacagggtagtggcgtcgttattgaaataagcaccattttagaccttgtttcagataaATAATGACGCAACTATAAATAGGGTTGAAAACAAAAGCCATTGCGGTAACAATAAATGGCATACTAAGtatataaaaatagtttttttgtacagaaaaattttaaaatcaagaatgacgcaactgtagattgGGGTGAAAatgggggattaaattaagataatgaaattttAACCGATAGCGATGAAACTAAAATCTATCATTGTACGAATAAACGGCATGCCGATGCTCCGGAGGGTTACtttttatttaatcactattttaaatatttttaggtgaggaatgacgcaactgtaaaaagggttgaAAACGGGgagattaaattaagataatgaaatttaAACCAATagtgataaaaataaaagccatcattttaaaaataaacgccataccgatgctcctggacgattacttctcatttaatccctattttaaatatttaaaaatctttttttgctctcctgagaaatttggctttttgcagttacgtcattcttattccggaccggccaTATGTTGATGAACCTATTATAACACTGACAAAGgtttgcgtaaataatctagagtagctgcatcgcacatgcaataattcatcgagtggtattctcaacaagaagaagccaataaagtagactGCATGATCTTATGCCAATTAAGAtattcagccgtcgcaaaatctgaagcaacagtaaaacaaacaaagatttcagaatattttaaattgattcgattgtacgaacacaaatgTCTCTTATATTGTCAACAAAACATACAAgtgaaatttgagagttgtactatgaatttttaatattttttaatgttctgttaactgtcttttcgattatccggcatacccttggtccggtgccctgacggataatcgaggttctactgtactaCAATTTGGACAACTCTGGAAAAACCAACCTAAACAATCCAAATAAAATATAGTTGTGAAATTCAAATACACTGCACGTCACTTTTGCCTTGGTACCTAATGCAGTGGTAAGAGTGTCAACTACAGTAGAACCAcgaaaatccgaactaattgggggacaacCTGTTCGGACAACCATCTTTTTCACTttaatgaaccatttttaatacaacttatttctgatATGTTTGATAACATAAATTtagatattctttataaaaaattagatCTTGGAATTCcagttaaaatttcaaatttcattgtatccttgtacaagaatagattaacttacttaaaaataaacgagaaacttttaccaccaaggttaacgaatataggtataccacagggtagcattttaagtccacttcttttttcattgtaccgggtgtcccaataagaatggctctcggccatatctcaggaaccgtttatagtagagctttgaaataaaaaattttataacaaaagttgcctcaggaaaagcctggaaattattttcataattgtgggaccaccgctagagggcgtaattgaatatcaaaaattaaaaaatctaaattttacaaaattttcctaatgaaggggcactggaaatccgatcgtcgtgttcttcataaaattctacgcatatttgatttgacaagtttaggtctaactttggaaataagaggtgggggtgagtgggaaccttgttatgaaaaactggctgtgagtccggttctgcttaataaaattttgcaaaattggtcttgttgaagacagatctttttcgtcaatgtaaaagttatgattttaaaccaacttactgagtaatatgccagctagaaggcgttatttaatttttttcagaaatctagtgttccttggaaaatattaaatacaaacatgcatttttaataccatattacaaaattagataaaattagcaacagaatagcgaaaaccgcatgttaataccttttttctatctcgagatatcttacaaaacgtgtaaatttaaaaacataactgttactgtcaccggtaaatgaaattcattaaaagtagtgtgctatggaaacaacaaagaaacattttccagctgtcaacgtatattaggtcttttcaacgcttctcatttgtttcgagcctcgttcatatctcgtatattaatattatacacggattatacggcatatgacagaggctcgaaacaaatgagaagtgttgaaaagccctattacaaagaaataaaaacaactatttagtgatgacataaacgttcaaatttttgcccatcattttcgttgcaaacatttactctttcaagagtagattgaacagcagtctcaatttctgctctcgatatgctttgaatggcgtttagtattctctggataatgtattctagagtagtgtatgatgggcaacaatttgaatatttaggtcgtcactaagtagttctttttgttctgtgttatatttaattttaatagtattgtttctctttatattgttgttttaattaattatatttttatacgttgacatctggaaaatgttattttgtttttttccacagcacactacttttcattaacttagtttaccggtgatagtaacagttatgtataaaatttacacgtttctcgagatatcttgagatagaaaaaaggtatcgacatgcggttttcgctattctattgcgaatttaatctaattttataaagtatgattaaaaatgcatacttgtatttaatattttccaaagaagactagatttctgaaaaaaattaaataacgcctcccagctggcttattacttattaggatggttcaaaattatcacgcttacattgaagaaaaagatctgtcttcaacaagacccagttttcaaaatttgatttagcagaaccggacttatagccattttttcataacaatgttcccactcacccccacctcttatttgcaaaggtagagataaacttgttaaatcaaatatgcggagaatttgatgaagaatacaataattgGATTTCCAGTGTCCCTTccttaggaaaattttgtaaaatttagatttttttatttttgatattcaattacgccctctagcggtggacccacaattatgaaaataatttccaggcttttcctgaggcaacttttgttataaaattttttatttcaaagctctactataaacggttcctgagatatggccgagagccattcttattgggacacccggtacaatataGATTTAGAACAGATAGTACCTCCGAACTCTAATATATTACAATTTGCAGATGGTGTCGTGTTATACACCTCCCATTCTTCCCTAGACATTTGTAGGCGTCAACTTAAATTTAcattagattgtgtaaaaaatgatTACCATTCTCTAGGCTTATCAATATTTACCACAAAGactgaaatttgttttttctcaAAAAAACGCCAAGTTCCTCAAGGCACTTTCAAATTAGGTAAAATAGAATTTCCGAtcaaaaattgtgttaaatatcttgggacgtatttggatcgtaaattgttatggaaggatcaaattcattctattataaagaaatcagaaaattttATGAATATCCTTAGAGCTTTTCGTTGAACCGgttggggagctgacccgaatattgcattgctattctatcgctcaatgattcgactaattttcgactatagttgtcatttatatgggtctgcgtcaacaggatatcttaataaagttgaaatccaaaggaataaatgtttgaGACTTTGTCTTGGTTACTTAAAATCTACTCCTATTACTATTATTGAAATTGAAGCTAGGAACCACCACTTACTCTACGCAGACAGTTCTGTACAGATAAGTTTGTAGCTAGAGCTATCTCAAAAAACGTCAGCTACTTAAGAACTATTCGTAACTTGAGTATATTAGATTTAAGCCACAAATAttggtgtactaaaaaaaccccATATATGTTGAAAGCTACAGGAAATTGACAATGTATGAAGAccaaatgtacaaaaataaaatacctccaatttacactaaacctcctgaaattctcttttccaaggtaatacaaacatattacatggattcaaaccttccaggcagtattatcaacaagataattaaagacaggtggcctatgtttcaatatatttttactgacggctccaaaattcaaaataaaaccgtatgtgcaatatatcactgaaattctgaatacaaagaatcatgccaattgcctaatgaagcttcaatatattatactgccgaattatcagctttattacttgcgttaaaatatatagcctcTATTGGTATGGACAGttatatcattttcaccgattgtagaagcattgtggacaaactcacttcCATCCAATCGACAAAAAACATAAACCACATTGAAATAGAAATTACGAGAATATATTATATTAGttcctcgggcagttcaattattatttgttgggttaggggacattctggaatattaggaaatgaagaagtcaaattagctaaatctgcagcattaaccaaacgaaacataaacaacatacttctacccgtaaccgatatagataatatcagtaaaaacaaTTGCAAAACAAATTGGCAACGTTTGTAcaaccaaagtacaacgggaataaattttagaaattgccaaccactaattcccaatgagatATGGTTTAAAAATGAGTCGAATAGGTTATTTATAAAAACGTTAAATAGAATAGgatcaaatcacgcactaaccccagcatacaaacacagcataggtatcagtgataacccacATTTCGCCTGTGATGGAATTGGAGATCTACAGTACCTCATATTGGAGTAtggacagtacagacaaaatattaaaataatatatgaagTGTTAGTTGATCTAAATTGCCCCTTACCtattaatttaaatgaaattattttttcaaataataagcagacgttaaaatGTCTTTACAAATATCGATACATTTATGGCAAAGTAACGTACgtgacatttttaaaaatcatgttttttcattaaactgacgctattattgttcagaaggtactgccaaagtatAGTAAGCCTATGGAAAAACATGActttcgccaaaaatgtcacttacgttactttgccaaaaatgtatcgatatgtaacgtcctgtaaatttaaattttaaataggcttagttaataaaattaaaaataattgtaaacatatcacacaaaattgaaaaatgtatccatgaatattataattataacaCTCTGTAAATTTATATTATAAGTAGGCGTAGatgattaaattaatttacaaaatatatatggtaaaataccatacaaaaaacaaacagtctggctaattggctaagccaaagccattatacagagtgtcccaaaagtagtggaacggtcgaatatttcgcgaactaaacatcggatcgaaaaactgaaaaatatgttttcaatcattttcaaaaatctatccaatgacattaaacaccaacccccactacaccccctggaggtggggtggggggtaactttaaaatcttaaatggaaacccctagtttttcttgcagattgggattcgttacgtaaaagtaagcaacttttattcaagacattttttcaaactgtggatagatggcgctataattgggacaaacgatttatcctgataccataggtaaattatagaaacggtctaatatctcgagaaatacacttccaaatgggAAACTAAAaaagaggtttttaatattttttgaaaacctatcgataaacaccaaacatgaccgtCCACccactggaggtggggtgggggggtaactttaaaatcttaaatagcaacccccactttttattgcagattcggatttgtcatgaaaacctaagcaacatttattcgaaacattttttagaattgttgatagatggcgctttaattggaaaaatacgatttattagcgccatttatcagcaattttaaaaaatgtttcgaataaatgttgcttaatttttcatgacaaaatcgaatctgcaataaaaagtaggggttgctatttaagattttaaatttacccccaccccacctccagggggtgggttggactGTCATGTTGgcgtttatcgataggttttcgaaaaatattaaaaacctcttttttagtttctcatttgcaagtgtatttctcgagatattagacagtttctataatttacctatggtatcaggaaaaatcgttttttccaattatagcgccatctatccacagttcgaaaaaatgtcttgaataaaagttgcttacttttacgtaacgaatccaaatctgcaacaaaaactaggggtttccatttgagattttaaagttaccctccaccccacctccagggggtgtagtgggggttggtgtttggtgtcattggatagatttttgaaaatgattgaacacgtatttttcagtttttcgatccgatgtttagttcgcgaaatattcgaccgttccactacttttgggacaccttatatataaaaaaacttatttctgtcaattagttcagtatgtaacagttttacctaaattcaaataagtcatgcagtgcatgtaaacaacaattttagtctgcAGTATAGATGGTACTTGTTGATTTAATAcaacgttgtattaatacaaaaaattttctacagacactttttaacaaattttttctaccaaatttggtatctatgaattaaatataacaagttcCTTTAAActccgcaaaaatatacagggtgttccatttaaattaaataagttaagggtatttccggtgaaaccggaagtggagtagtaacaaaaactatggcaacagatgccttttgcgtcactatACTTTCATGCAAAGTTTCatacatattgttttttttttcgtttcaaagatatttgcttggttccatactttatcccaacccagtataatgaacatgtttttaagtttttgtcttgaattttttaatttttttcactttccatTGGTTCGAATtagcggggttctactgtactcaCTTTTACATTCAAAAAATCGTTGGATTAGTATTCACCTGAGATACTGCAGTCATTGGGAACTAATATGTGACTCTTTGTGAAGACAATACACCTGACTTTACTTAGTAACAAGGCAGTTTCTAAACACACACACTATTAATCAACCTGATCTATATAATACATGACTTGCTGTATAACTAATGGTCAAagctataaaataaaaaaacaagttCTCTTTTTTAGCGATTAACATTAAAAAATTCTCATTTCCCCTGGATTCATGTTTCACCTCCGAATGCATTTAGTAATTGAGTTACTGTGCGTGAATACCTATCTGACTTTTGGTTTTCACCTCCAGGTATATTGACTACCAGAGTTACAGTAGCCTTTGCATGAGTCTCCCATTCTTTCGTAGAGGCTACCTACAAGGGTAGCAAAACATACAGATGGATCCACATATAGGTCATCCAGAAAATTAGTCAAGAATTTATGTTATTTTGGTTTAACTGTTATTTCTTTAATTGCTTTAGGCACAGTTTTTGGCATGGtggaaaaattatattttttgttttagatGGAAATGCTAAAATCACTTGAAGACCATTCAAGAACTATCATCCACATTGATATTGACTGTTTTTATGCTCAGGTTGAAATGATTAAGAACCCGAAGCTTCAGCAAGTTCCTTTAGGTatccaacaaaaaaatataatagttACTACCAACTACATAGCTAGAAGTCAAGGAGTAAATAAATGTGTTTTAATTAGTGAAGCGCTAAAACAATGTCCGAATATGGTTTTGGTGAATGGTGAAGACCTTCATGACTACAGGCAAAAATCTTATGAAGTTACTGCATTGTTACAAAATTATTCCAGAGTGGTAGAGAGACTAGGCCTTGatgagaattttatagatgttaCAGAGTTGGTGGCTGAAAGGCTTGAGAACATTATTGATATAAGTACAATTGGACATATATTTGGCGATGACAGTGATTTATGTGATTGTGGTTGTACCAGAAGGCTTCAGATAGGTACCACGATAGCACAAGAGATACGAGATAAGATTAAATCTGAATTACAGTTAACTACAAGTGCAGGCATAGGTCACAATAAACTATTAGCTAAAATTGTAGGGAGTGTTCACAAACCTGATCAACAAACTGTTGTATTTCCTCATAATGGTGTAGAACTTATGCTCAGCTTATCTTCAGTATCTAAAATTCCTGGTATTGGTTATACTCTTTCTGAACAACTTAAAACTATAAATATAGTGACTGTTGAAGATCTTCAAAAGACCCACTTTACTATCTTGAGTGATCTTTTAGGGCCCGAAAAAGCCAAGTTGGTACAAACCCTTAGTTTCGGAATAGATGAAACTGTTGTTAAGTCTTCTGGGAAGCCACAAAGTATAGGAATTGAGGACAGTTGTAGAGCTTTAAGTGCTGAAAAGGAAGTTCGTGAAAAACTGGAACATCTGTTAAATAGACTAATTATTTTATTGGTAGAGGACGGGAGGTTGCCAAAAACAATCAAGTTAACTATAAGGAGATTTGATAGGGAAAAGAAAAGAAGTAGTACACGTGAAACAAAACAATGTAATATAAGTCCATCCTTATTTAATACTCTCATAAGTTCTCAACTCCCGgagaataatattaaaaaaataatgacagtgaTAATGCATCTATTTAATAAATTAGTGGATCCAAAGAAACCTTACCACCTAACTCTCTTGGGATTGGCATTTACGAAATTTTTAGAAAAACCAACTACTGGAAACATACTGACCAACTTTATTAAGAAAGATATAGAAGTACAATCTGTTACAGACATCCATAATAATGTTACAAGTAGTGCATTATGTAAAACAGTACCTGCAACTTTGATTATACCTCCTGAATGTGATATAGAGCCTccgtcaaaaaaatataaaatatctcATAGCCATCTAGATTCACCTACAGATCTACCAGTAGCTGCCTTACATTTGAGCTCAGACGCTATAAGCTTTGACATTTCTAGTACGAAAATACCAGAAAGTACTGACGAGTCCGAGAGTAGTTCATCGGCAATTAACAATAATTTGGATATAAAATGCCCCCCGAATGTTGATCATTCTGTGTTCCAAGAATTGCCTAGTGAGTTACAAAACGAGCTTTGGGAAGAATATAAAAGAGATCAACAATCAGAAAAAAGATTTCAGAAAAATAAGAGATTTAAATCTAATAATATATTGAATTATTTTACTAAAATGTGATAGAGGCtagatatataaaaaattaagatACCTCTCTTTTTACATATATACACTCAACactaaaatcaaattttttaagcTGTTGATTCGATTAAGAaactattatttttttgtttatattattttattcttACTGTGGTATACTATTCTTAAGTTTATTTTCACATTTACAATATATTATTGAGTATAATACTAGAGcgtattttttatttcatataatTTTGAATTTTCAGTCTTTTCCAAACCTTCGAGCTGAACACATGTAATTAAGAAGCAATTTGTCTAATCATTATCTTATCGTATTGTAATTAGTATAAATCCATCGTTATCAATTAACCGGAAAAGAATAGCCGAAACAAGTGTTTGTGTCTAatgttaaaataattatttagtaAGTAATTTCTACAAATCTAATTACTAAGTTTATCAAcataaatatacctaaatataaagaaaataggccaatatattatcaaaatatgtcggaatgttttaaaaattcctGGCTATAACTAGTGGAGTTACCAACATGATAACCAGGAACAATCTACTAGTTATCCATGCAGCAAGGACATAAATCCAGCAATTAGAAGAAACAGCTTAGCACGAACTCCTCCACCTGTAAGAACTCAAAAAGACAGTTCCAATTCACTAGATGAACAGCAGAAAATAGTTAAAACACGCAACAACGATCTACAATCGcatttaacaaattttcaaatagATAAACCGCAAGAACATCTTGCAGATGCAGAGGTGGCAAAAAGTGATGGTGAATGGGTAGCAGTCCACCACAATAAACGTCAACGCAAAGACGATAGTcctgatttaaaaaaaacaaacaagCTACACTCGATGGTTATTGGCTGAGTAAAACTATTCATACATCTAACAGATACGAGTCACTTGAAGATGATACATTTCGTGAAGAAGTTGAAACGTTGGAAGACCGAAGAGAGAAACAGCCACCACCCATATTTATACAAAATGTTGAGCTTATCAAACCACTACAGGAATTACTACAGCAGATAACTCCAGgtaaatatactttaaaatgtCTTGCTAACAATCAAATTAAGGTTCAAGCTGATTCATCAAAAACCTACTCATTAATCGTAAAATCTctatcagaaaaaaaaaatactcaGTACCATACATACCAAC
This genomic window from Diabrotica virgifera virgifera chromosome 1, PGI_DIABVI_V3a contains:
- the LOC114327792 gene encoding DNA polymerase iota, producing MEMLKSLEDHSRTIIHIDIDCFYAQVEMIKNPKLQQVPLGIQQKNIIVTTNYIARSQGVNKCVLISEALKQCPNMVLVNGEDLHDYRQKSYEVTALLQNYSRVVERLGLDENFIDVTELVAERLENIIDISTIGHIFGDDSDLCDCGCTRRLQIGTTIAQEIRDKIKSELQLTTSAGIGHNKLLAKIVGSVHKPDQQTVVFPHNGVELMLSLSSVSKIPGIGYTLSEQLKTINIVTVEDLQKTHFTILSDLLGPEKAKLVQTLSFGIDETVVKSSGKPQSIGIEDSCRALSAEKEVREKLEHLLNRLIILLVEDGRLPKTIKLTIRRFDREKKRSSTRETKQCNISPSLFNTLISSQLPENNIKKIMTVIMHLFNKLVDPKKPYHLTLLGLAFTKFLEKPTTGNILTNFIKKDIEVQSVTDIHNNVTSSALCKTVPATLIIPPECDIEPPSKKYKISHSHLDSPTDLPVAALHLSSDAISFDISSTKIPESTDESESSSSAINNNLDIKCPPNVDHSVFQELPSELQNELWEEYKRDQQSEKRFQKNKRFKSNNILNYFTKM